One window of Campylobacter avium LMG 24591 genomic DNA carries:
- the uvrB gene encoding excinuclease ABC subunit UvrB: MFSLKSEFSPSFDQQNAIDKIVKSIKEGNKYQTLLGVTGSGKTFTMANVIQSLAMPTLVMSHNKSLCAQLYSEFKGFFPSDYVEYFISYYDYYQPEAYIPRTDVFIEKDSSVNEDLERLRLSATASLLSYDNVVCIASVSANYGLGNPNEYVGMVLIFELGMQISQKELLKKLVDMGYKRNDAYFDRADFRVSGDIVDIFPAYYEDEVIRLEFFGDELEKMYHYNIFENKKIKDLKRFILYPTSQFSVGETRLKQAIKDIKEELAARLAYFENENKLVEYQRLKQRVEFDIEMLESTGMCKGIENYARHLTGLKEGQTPYTMFDYFAINDRNFLVIVDESHVSLPQFRGMFAGDRSRKQTLVDYGFRLPSALDNRPLMFDEFINKNCQFLFVSATPAALELELSKENVFEQIMRPTGLLDPLIELKKLDNQVEVLFDEAKKVIARNERVLVTVLTKKMAEELSKYYIEMGIRVKYMHSDIDAVERNELIRGLRTGAFDMLIGINLLREGLDLPEVSLIAIMDADKEGFLRSTTSLIQTMGRAARNVNGKVLLFANKITKSMKEAMDITNKRRELQMAYNKKHNITPKSVKRNLEDSLKNEVNDAEIYRKSKKLEKMPASERAKLVKELRKQMLEAAKLLEFEKAAALRDEINKLRSL; encoded by the coding sequence ATGTTTAGTTTAAAAAGTGAGTTTTCTCCTAGTTTTGACCAGCAAAATGCCATAGATAAGATAGTAAAAAGTATAAAAGAGGGTAATAAATACCAAACCCTCTTAGGAGTAACAGGAAGTGGAAAAACCTTTACTATGGCAAATGTTATACAAAGCTTAGCTATGCCAACTCTAGTAATGTCTCATAACAAAAGCCTTTGTGCCCAGCTTTATAGTGAATTTAAGGGCTTTTTTCCAAGTGATTATGTGGAGTATTTTATCTCATATTATGATTATTATCAGCCAGAAGCTTATATACCAAGAACAGATGTTTTTATAGAAAAGGATAGCTCCGTAAATGAGGACTTAGAAAGGCTTAGACTAAGTGCAACGGCTTCTTTGTTAAGCTATGATAATGTTGTTTGCATAGCCTCCGTGTCTGCAAATTATGGCTTAGGAAATCCAAATGAGTATGTTGGTATGGTTTTAATCTTTGAGCTTGGTATGCAAATTTCACAAAAAGAGCTTTTAAAAAAACTTGTGGATATGGGTTATAAAAGAAATGATGCTTATTTTGATAGGGCTGATTTTAGGGTGAGTGGAGATATAGTTGATATTTTTCCAGCTTATTATGAAGATGAGGTGATAAGGCTTGAGTTTTTTGGCGATGAGCTTGAAAAGATGTATCATTACAATATTTTTGAAAATAAAAAGATAAAGGATTTAAAAAGATTTATTCTTTATCCAACAAGCCAGTTTAGCGTGGGAGAAACAAGGCTTAAACAGGCTATTAAGGACATAAAAGAGGAACTAGCTGCTAGACTAGCTTATTTTGAAAATGAAAATAAACTTGTGGAGTATCAAAGGCTAAAGCAAAGGGTTGAATTTGATATAGAAATGCTTGAAAGCACGGGTATGTGTAAAGGTATAGAAAACTACGCAAGGCATTTAACGGGCTTAAAAGAGGGGCAAACTCCTTATACGATGTTTGATTATTTTGCTATAAATGATAGGAACTTTCTTGTTATAGTTGATGAAAGCCATGTTTCATTACCCCAGTTTCGTGGAATGTTTGCTGGGGATAGAAGTAGAAAGCAAACTTTGGTTGATTATGGTTTTCGCTTGCCTAGTGCTCTTGATAACCGCCCTTTGATGTTTGATGAGTTTATAAATAAAAATTGTCAATTTCTATTCGTCTCCGCCACTCCAGCAGCTTTGGAACTTGAGCTTAGCAAAGAAAATGTATTTGAGCAAATTATGCGTCCAACGGGACTTCTTGACCCTCTTATAGAGCTTAAAAAACTTGATAATCAAGTTGAGGTTTTATTTGATGAGGCGAAAAAGGTTATAGCTAGAAACGAAAGAGTTTTAGTAACAGTGCTTACTAAAAAAATGGCTGAGGAACTTAGCAAATACTACATAGAAATGGGCATAAGGGTAAAGTATATGCACTCAGACATTGACGCTGTAGAAAGAAACGAGCTTATTAGGGGGCTTAGAACAGGTGCTTTTGATATGTTAATAGGCATAAATTTGCTAAGAGAAGGGCTTGATTTGCCAGAAGTTTCTTTAATAGCCATAATGGACGCTGATAAAGAGGGCTTTTTAAGAAGCACCACAAGTCTTATACAAACTATGGGTAGGGCTGCTAGAAATGTAAATGGCAAGGTTTTGCTTTTTGCAAATAAAATAACAAAGTCTATGAAAGAAGCTATGGATATAACTAATAAAAGAAGAGAGCTTCAAATGGCTTATAATAAAAAGCATAATATCACTCCAAAATCTGTTAAAAGAAATCTCGAAGATAGCCTTAAAAATGAGGTAAATGACGCTGAAATTTATAGAAAGAGCAAAAAACTAGAAAAAATGCCAGCAAGTGAAAGGGCAAAGCTAGTAAAAGAGCTAAGAAAACAAATGCTTGAGGCTGCGAAACTCCTTGAATTTGAAAAGGCTGCTGCCTTAAGAGATGAAATAAATAAGCTTAGAAGCTTGTGA
- a CDS encoding MATE family efflux transporter, producing MSDIFVNSSMFKLFYKFCVPNVISAAFLCSYYVIDGIFVGLYLGSDALAAMGLVMPFIMMCFALADMIAIGSSVQISIHLGQDKRQRAKMIFSASILLIFLLACSLAVLAYLSYDFLLSLLNISAKIKALAKEYVFVFICFAPLIMLSFAMDNYLRICAKTFYSMCVNIAITIINISLVYIFIAHLKLGLLGAALATCIGYSIGTLLCFLPFIFCKLSLNFSSLYMNFRLFRNIIYNGSSEFFNTISFALFVSFANAVLLELGGVNAVAVFSIILYIDAFISVLIIALGDSMQAAFSYNFGARNLSRIKKILNLLFSSSFIVSFSSFLGIYFFHQHILALFINKNEAEVFTLANEALLSFAFIYIFLWFNISTSSFLTALNKPGHSLLIALSRNCFLPILGLYTLPLFLGLDGVFASLFISNVLTFFLSIFFIKKTFKNTF from the coding sequence ATGTCTGATATTTTTGTAAATTCTTCTATGTTTAAACTTTTTTATAAATTTTGTGTGCCTAATGTAATTTCAGCTGCCTTTCTTTGCTCATATTATGTGATAGATGGGATTTTTGTAGGGCTTTACTTAGGAAGCGATGCCTTAGCTGCTATGGGGCTTGTTATGCCTTTTATAATGATGTGCTTTGCCTTAGCTGATATGATAGCTATAGGCTCTAGTGTGCAAATTTCCATACATCTTGGACAGGATAAAAGGCAAAGAGCAAAGATGATATTTTCTGCTTCTATTTTGCTTATCTTTCTTTTAGCTTGTAGCTTGGCTGTGCTTGCTTACCTAAGTTATGATTTCTTGCTGTCCTTGCTAAATATAAGTGCTAAGATAAAAGCCTTAGCTAAAGAATATGTCTTTGTCTTTATCTGCTTTGCACCCCTTATAATGCTTTCCTTTGCTATGGATAATTACTTAAGAATTTGTGCAAAAACCTTTTATAGTATGTGCGTAAATATAGCAATAACCATAATAAATATAAGCCTTGTTTATATCTTTATAGCACATTTAAAGCTAGGACTTTTAGGAGCTGCCTTAGCTACTTGCATAGGCTATAGTATAGGCACCTTGCTTTGCTTTTTGCCCTTTATCTTTTGCAAACTTAGCTTAAATTTTAGCTCCTTATATATGAATTTTAGGCTTTTTAGAAATATAATTTATAATGGCAGCAGCGAGTTTTTTAATACCATAAGCTTTGCACTTTTTGTTAGCTTTGCAAATGCTGTGCTTTTAGAGCTTGGCGGAGTAAATGCGGTGGCGGTTTTTTCTATCATACTTTATATAGACGCCTTTATCTCAGTGCTTATAATAGCCTTAGGCGATTCTATGCAAGCAGCCTTTAGCTACAACTTCGGTGCTAGAAACTTAAGCAGGATAAAAAAGATTTTAAATCTTTTATTTAGCTCATCTTTTATAGTGTCCTTTTCCTCCTTTTTAGGAATTTACTTTTTTCATCAACACATACTAGCACTTTTTATAAATAAAAATGAAGCAGAAGTTTTTACCCTTGCAAACGAAGCCTTGCTTAGCTTTGCTTTCATATACATCTTTCTTTGGTTTAATATAAGCACTTCATCTTTCTTAACAGCCCTAAACAAACCCGGACACTCCTTGCTTATAGCACTTAGTAGAAATTGCTTTTTGCCCATCTTAGGACTTTATACCCTGCCATTATTTTTAGGACTTGATGGGGTTTTTGCTTCTTTATTTATCTCAAATGTGCTAACATTCTTTTTGTCGATTTTTTTCATTAAAAAGACATTTAAAAATACATTTTAG
- a CDS encoding anaerobic C4-dicarboxylate transporter, whose product MDFLTNLSEGWQFGIQLAVVLICLFYGARKGGIALGLLGGIGLIILTFGFAVAPGKPSIDVMLTILAVVVASATLQASGGLDVMLQIAEFILRKNPKFLTILAPFVTCTLTILCGTGHVVYTMMPIIYDIAIKNGIRPERPMAASSVASQMGIIASPVSVAVVSLTAYLLNAAHPLAGFDGYIDLLKITIPSTLIGVLCVGIYSWFRGKDLDKDEEFQERIKDPEFKKYVYGDNKTLLGVRLPNKDWLAMFIFLGAIAVVALLGAFESLRPHFNGKPMGMVAVIQIFMLLAGSLLLIFTNVDASKIGKNEIFRSGMIALVAVFGISWMADTMFEVHTPMMKAALGGVVQEHPWTYAVMLLLISKFVNSQAAAIAAFVPLALGIGVEPGIIVAFAAACYGYYILPTYPSDLATIQFDRSGTTHIGKFVINHSFILPGLIGVFSSCVAGYLLALVAGYI is encoded by the coding sequence ATGGATTTTCTTACAAATCTTAGTGAAGGTTGGCAGTTTGGCATACAACTTGCCGTTGTGCTTATCTGTCTGTTTTATGGTGCTAGAAAGGGTGGTATAGCTCTTGGGCTTTTAGGTGGTATAGGACTTATCATACTTACCTTTGGTTTTGCGGTAGCTCCGGGAAAGCCAAGTATTGATGTTATGCTTACCATACTTGCTGTTGTTGTTGCCTCTGCTACCTTGCAAGCTAGCGGCGGACTTGATGTGATGTTACAAATCGCTGAATTTATTCTAAGGAAAAATCCAAAATTCCTAACTATCCTAGCTCCTTTTGTAACCTGCACACTTACCATACTTTGTGGCACGGGACATGTTGTTTATACCATGATGCCTATTATTTATGATATAGCTATTAAAAACGGAATTCGTCCTGAACGTCCTATGGCTGCTTCATCTGTGGCTTCTCAAATGGGTATTATAGCCTCGCCTGTTTCAGTGGCTGTGGTGTCTTTAACTGCTTATCTTTTAAATGCAGCTCATCCTTTGGCTGGTTTTGATGGTTATATAGACTTGCTAAAAATTACCATTCCTAGCACTTTAATCGGTGTTTTATGCGTAGGAATTTATTCTTGGTTTAGAGGCAAAGACCTTGATAAGGATGAGGAATTCCAAGAAAGGATAAAAGATCCTGAGTTTAAAAAATATGTCTATGGAGATAACAAAACGCTTCTAGGCGTTAGACTTCCTAATAAAGACTGGCTTGCTATGTTTATCTTTTTAGGTGCTATTGCTGTGGTTGCCTTGCTTGGAGCCTTTGAAAGTCTAAGACCTCATTTTAATGGCAAGCCTATGGGAATGGTAGCTGTTATACAAATTTTTATGCTTTTAGCTGGTTCTTTACTCTTAATCTTTACAAATGTAGATGCAAGTAAGATTGGCAAAAATGAAATTTTCCGCTCCGGTATGATAGCACTTGTTGCGGTGTTTGGAATTTCTTGGATGGCTGATACTATGTTTGAGGTGCATACTCCTATGATGAAAGCAGCTCTTGGAGGAGTGGTGCAAGAACATCCTTGGACCTATGCTGTAATGCTACTTTTAATCTCAAAATTTGTTAATTCTCAAGCAGCAGCCATAGCGGCTTTCGTGCCTTTGGCTTTAGGCATTGGGGTTGAGCCGGGCATTATAGTAGCCTTTGCAGCGGCTTGCTATGGATACTACATACTTCCTACTTATCCAAGCGATCTAGCTACTATACAATTTGACCGCTCAGGAACTACACATATAGGAAAATTTGTTATAAATCACAGCTTTATTTTACCAGGACTAATAGGAGTATTTAGCTCTTGCGTTGCTGGTTATCTTTTAGCCTTAGTGGCTGGCTATATTTAA
- a CDS encoding RsmB/NOP family class I SAM-dependent RNA methyltransferase → MLYDISKIKEFYTDGELKELEKSFCDTNSACIFLNKIKCEAKELEQSLQKEEIIFTRIDDFTYKIQDKHKASQSEAFSKGLFYIQNYSSYLCAKNLDVSKDDIVLDMCAAPGGKSINLANFMQNQGDLRCVELNKNRFFKLKTNLQKYGVKNAKLFCKNALNIGKLCPLSFDKILLDAPCSAFSKLGFKFQRTNNEIKSLAKLQKKLLNSAINALKIGGILVYSTCTVTREENEEVILNALNSKFKLELLELNTNPLKSAKNPHIKNTARIIANEFSQSFFMCKIMKLA, encoded by the coding sequence TTGCTTTATGATATAAGTAAAATCAAAGAATTTTATACAGATGGTGAGTTGAAGGAGCTTGAAAAAAGCTTTTGCGATACGAATTCAGCCTGTATATTTTTAAACAAGATTAAATGCGAGGCAAAAGAACTTGAACAAAGCTTGCAAAAAGAGGAAATTATTTTCACAAGAATAGATGATTTTACTTATAAAATACAGGATAAACACAAAGCTAGTCAAAGTGAGGCTTTTTCTAAGGGGCTTTTTTACATACAAAATTATAGCTCTTATCTGTGCGCTAAAAACTTAGATGTAAGCAAAGATGATATAGTCTTAGATATGTGTGCTGCACCGGGTGGCAAGAGTATAAATTTAGCAAATTTTATGCAAAATCAAGGTGATTTGCGTTGTGTCGAGCTAAATAAAAACCGCTTTTTTAAGCTAAAGACAAATTTGCAAAAATACGGTGTTAAAAACGCTAAATTATTTTGCAAAAATGCCCTTAATATAGGAAAATTATGCCCTTTAAGCTTTGATAAAATTTTACTTGACGCACCTTGCTCTGCATTTTCAAAGCTTGGTTTTAAATTTCAAAGAACAAATAATGAAATAAAAAGCCTAGCAAAACTACAAAAAAAGCTTTTAAATTCTGCCATAAATGCCCTTAAAATAGGCGGAATTTTAGTATATAGCACTTGCACGGTAACTAGAGAAGAAAACGAAGAAGTGATTTTAAACGCCTTGAACTCTAAATTTAAATTAGAACTTTTAGAACTTAACACAAATCCTTTAAAAAGCGCTAAAAACCCTCACATAAAAAATACCGCAAGAATAATAGCAAATGAATTTTCGCAAAGCTTTTTTATGTGTAAAATTATGAAGTTGGCTTGA
- the ruvX gene encoding Holliday junction resolvase RuvX: MNALALDVGLKRIGVALCINKTVAMPLDAVFRKNRNSAAQDIKQLIKDYNISFLLVGIPKGFSSEQEMSLRIKHFVSLLDFDKEVKFVDESFSSKNAASLRSKASKKKDGKSDSLAAYLLLKDYFAL; this comes from the coding sequence ATGAATGCTTTGGCCTTGGATGTTGGATTAAAAAGGATAGGCGTAGCACTTTGCATAAACAAAACAGTCGCCATGCCACTTGATGCGGTATTTAGAAAAAATAGAAACTCTGCTGCACAAGATATAAAACAGCTCATCAAAGATTACAACATCTCTTTTTTGCTCGTTGGAATTCCAAAAGGCTTTTCAAGCGAACAAGAAATGAGCCTTAGAATAAAGCATTTTGTGTCTTTGCTTGACTTCGATAAAGAAGTTAAATTTGTAGATGAGAGTTTTTCTAGCAAAAACGCTGCTAGTTTAAGGTCTAAAGCTTCCAAAAAAAAGGATGGCAAGAGTGATTCTTTGGCCGCTTATTTGCTTTTAAAGGATTATTTTGCTTTATGA
- a CDS encoding DNA-processing protein DprA, translated as MELTNLPKELLSLKKPVKKLYFKGNLELLQKRKVAIIGSRKASIYTKNCVKELASLLRNVGVAVVSGGALGVDINAHIGSMPSTIAVFANGLNSIYPKSNEKIIKNIYENALALSENEPDYIAKNYDFLLRNRIIIALSEAVVIAEADLQSGSMQSARLCEQMQKKLFVLPQRAFESKGTNLLLASNKASLINDFHAFASSFGNLDEKEDDEFIKFCKQESSVEKILKKFGDLLYEYELNGKIEIYGTSVKVLV; from the coding sequence ATGGAACTTACTAATTTACCAAAAGAATTGCTAAGTCTTAAAAAGCCCGTTAAAAAGCTGTATTTTAAGGGAAATTTAGAGCTTTTGCAAAAAAGAAAGGTTGCAATTATTGGCTCAAGAAAGGCTAGCATTTATACTAAAAACTGCGTGAAAGAGCTGGCGTCTTTGCTGAGAAATGTCGGCGTGGCTGTTGTTAGCGGCGGGGCATTAGGAGTTGATATCAACGCACACATAGGCTCTATGCCAAGCACCATAGCTGTCTTTGCAAACGGCTTAAATAGTATCTATCCAAAAAGCAATGAAAAAATAATAAAAAACATATACGAAAACGCCCTTGCACTAAGCGAAAATGAGCCTGATTACATAGCTAAAAATTATGATTTTTTGCTAAGAAACCGCATTATCATAGCACTTAGCGAAGCTGTTGTTATAGCTGAGGCTGATTTACAAAGCGGTTCTATGCAAAGTGCTAGACTGTGCGAACAAATGCAAAAAAAGCTTTTTGTTTTGCCTCAAAGAGCCTTTGAAAGCAAGGGAACAAATTTATTACTAGCTAGCAATAAAGCAAGCTTGATAAATGATTTTCACGCCTTTGCCTCATCCTTTGGCAATCTTGATGAAAAAGAGGATGATGAGTTTATAAAATTTTGCAAGCAAGAAAGCTCGGTTGAAAAAATTTTAAAAAAATTTGGTGATTTGCTTTATGAATACGAACTAAATGGCAAGATAGAAATTTACGGAACCTCTGTTAAGGTGCTTGTATGA
- a CDS encoding divergent polysaccharide deacetylase family protein: MKKFLLIVLSLALLMLLFGLIFLRQENEVVDTKALEINKSTANIKSEVNTTKLKKGLFADYDDSVEDTHLQDDFFVKEQEKVKEALKEEKKQSILEPKIQDVNLSSKAKDTNLSDDIKDINLSDRNLSSEKNTTSIEFNSSVIFNKNKKSTYFKADKQARLAIIIDDMSSKEQVKALKNTGLKLNPSFFPRDKNHPNTHIYAKEFDFFMVHLPLAALNFKNEEIQTLKPHQSQEQISAKIQSIKNDFKDLKFINNHTGSLFTSDANAMRKLFLALDNFDLIFVDSLTTNSSKVRTVARDFNQTYIKRDIFLDNYDDINYIKKQIKKAVNLAKKNGFAIAIAHPKKNTFKALMQSKDVLNEVKLVYLSEIYGTY; the protein is encoded by the coding sequence ATGAAAAAATTTTTACTCATTGTTTTATCTCTTGCACTTTTAATGCTACTTTTTGGCTTGATTTTTCTAAGGCAAGAAAATGAAGTAGTCGATACAAAAGCCCTAGAAATAAACAAAAGCACAGCAAATATCAAAAGCGAGGTAAATACCACTAAGCTAAAAAAAGGCTTATTTGCCGACTACGATGATAGCGTGGAAGATACGCATTTGCAAGATGATTTTTTTGTAAAAGAGCAAGAAAAGGTAAAAGAAGCTTTAAAAGAGGAGAAAAAGCAAAGCATACTAGAGCCTAAAATACAAGATGTAAATTTAAGCAGCAAAGCAAAGGATACAAATTTAAGTGATGATATAAAAGATATAAATTTAAGTGATAGAAATTTAAGCTCTGAAAAAAACACCACAAGTATTGAATTTAACTCAAGTGTAATTTTTAATAAAAATAAAAAAAGCACATATTTTAAAGCGGATAAACAAGCAAGATTAGCCATAATAATAGACGATATGTCATCAAAAGAACAGGTAAAAGCCCTTAAAAATACGGGCTTAAAGCTAAATCCTTCATTTTTTCCAAGAGATAAAAATCACCCAAACACACATATTTACGCCAAAGAATTTGACTTTTTTATGGTGCATTTGCCCTTGGCTGCCTTAAATTTCAAAAACGAGGAAATTCAAACCCTAAAACCCCATCAAAGCCAAGAACAAATTAGTGCAAAAATACAAAGTATAAAAAATGATTTTAAAGACTTGAAATTTATAAACAACCACACGGGAAGTTTATTTACAAGCGATGCAAACGCTATGAGAAAGCTATTTTTAGCCTTAGATAATTTTGATTTAATCTTTGTTGATTCTTTAACTACAAATTCAAGCAAGGTTAGGACCGTGGCAAGGGATTTTAATCAAACTTATATAAAAAGAGATATATTTTTAGACAATTACGATGATATTAACTACATAAAAAAACAGATAAAAAAAGCTGTGAATTTAGCCAAGAAAAACGGCTTTGCCATAGCCATTGCACACCCAAAGAAAAACACCTTTAAAGCCTTAATGCAAAGCAAAGATGTATTAAATGAGGTAAAACTAGTGTATTTAAGTGAAATTTATGGAACTTACTAA
- a CDS encoding RNB domain-containing ribonuclease: protein MKEFLTSLNYGLSCDKIKPNFKALSRELLNLSVVKLYKNKLYLNNGFVFGKMDISSKGVGFLQSFDEKHKVDFLIENKDLNGANYGDFVVCKIIKSRKKRACAKVLLVLKRASKTSLLITKAFGKNVLAINLKTGLTVPVKASAKSLKALPLGTVLRAENENNEIIEVVGHIDDEMIDEKISLALFDKNDEFSEQCLSEAKANGDFVDISMYENRKDLRNLNFCTIDPIDAKDFDDAIFYDAKKRELFVAIADVSEYVYAYSALDKEALHRGFSIYFPHKAVPMLPRVLSENICSLKPNEDRLAFVFKISFDENFTVLNEELFEAVINSKRRFNYDELDVFLEQGGDLNACNWLYELYELTKITRKQRLLNAFEFRTKELRLGLDEKHNIISTRYESDTASHNLVEDCMLFANKAAAKLINVGVFRNHGAMDVAKMKKLALQLISIGIDVKVKTNLREYIKDVQSLAAELNLRDEVDKLIIKAQKKAVYASENEGHFGLGFEKYTHFTSPIRRYSDLLLHRLLKAKLKNDEKLFSYLLLDIKSTCENLSILEREADKVALDFMDRKFARWAKKNIGKEVRAVVSEVSNICVAKLDDELKGANLYLRENKLALFEKILVQIVDVDIIYAKIFVKFVKRLEVENV, encoded by the coding sequence GTGAAAGAATTTTTAACTTCTTTAAATTACGGTCTATCTTGCGATAAAATCAAGCCAAATTTCAAGGCACTTAGCAGGGAGCTTTTAAATTTATCAGTAGTAAAACTTTACAAAAATAAATTATACCTAAACAACGGCTTTGTCTTTGGAAAAATGGACATTTCAAGCAAGGGTGTGGGCTTTTTACAAAGTTTTGACGAGAAGCATAAAGTTGATTTTTTGATAGAAAATAAGGACTTAAACGGGGCAAACTATGGGGATTTCGTAGTTTGTAAGATTATAAAATCAAGGAAAAAAAGAGCCTGCGCTAAGGTTTTATTGGTTCTTAAAAGAGCTTCTAAAACATCTTTGCTCATAACCAAAGCCTTTGGTAAAAATGTTTTAGCAATAAATTTAAAAACAGGCTTAACCGTGCCTGTAAAAGCTAGCGCGAAGTCTTTAAAAGCCCTGCCGCTTGGCACTGTGCTAAGGGCTGAAAATGAGAATAACGAAATAATAGAAGTTGTAGGCCATATAGACGATGAGATGATAGATGAGAAAATTTCTTTAGCACTGTTTGATAAAAACGATGAATTTTCAGAGCAATGCCTAAGTGAAGCCAAGGCAAATGGTGATTTTGTAGATATATCCATGTATGAAAATAGAAAAGACTTAAGAAATCTTAACTTTTGCACAATAGACCCAATAGATGCTAAGGATTTTGACGATGCGATATTTTATGATGCCAAGAAAAGAGAGTTATTTGTAGCAATTGCTGATGTAAGCGAGTATGTTTATGCCTACAGTGCACTTGATAAAGAGGCTTTGCACAGAGGATTTTCCATATATTTTCCGCATAAAGCAGTTCCAATGCTGCCTCGAGTTTTAAGCGAAAATATCTGCTCTTTAAAGCCAAATGAGGATAGACTAGCCTTTGTTTTTAAGATAAGTTTTGATGAAAATTTCACCGTTTTAAATGAGGAACTTTTTGAGGCTGTTATAAATTCTAAAAGAAGGTTTAATTATGACGAGCTCGATGTTTTTTTAGAACAAGGCGGCGATTTAAATGCTTGCAATTGGCTTTATGAACTTTATGAGCTTACTAAAATTACTAGAAAACAAAGACTTTTAAATGCTTTTGAATTTAGAACAAAGGAGCTAAGATTAGGGCTTGATGAGAAGCATAATATAATCTCAACTCGTTATGAAAGTGATACTGCTTCGCATAATTTGGTGGAAGACTGTATGCTTTTTGCAAATAAAGCAGCCGCAAAGCTCATCAATGTAGGTGTTTTTAGAAATCACGGTGCTATGGATGTTGCTAAGATGAAAAAGCTAGCACTTCAGCTAATTAGCATAGGCATAGATGTGAAAGTAAAGACAAATTTAAGAGAGTATATAAAAGATGTGCAAAGTTTGGCTGCTGAGTTAAATTTAAGAGATGAGGTCGATAAACTGATAATAAAGGCGCAAAAAAAGGCTGTTTATGCGAGCGAAAATGAGGGGCATTTTGGGCTTGGCTTTGAGAAATATACGCATTTTACAAGCCCTATAAGGAGGTATTCTGATTTATTGCTTCATAGGCTTTTAAAGGCGAAATTAAAAAATGATGAAAAGCTTTTTTCTTATTTATTGTTAGATATAAAAAGTACCTGCGAGAATTTAAGCATTTTAGAAAGAGAAGCTGATAAAGTCGCGCTTGATTTTATGGATAGAAAATTTGCTAGATGGGCTAAGAAAAATATCGGCAAAGAAGTTAGGGCTGTGGTAAGCGAAGTATCTAATATCTGTGTAGCAAAGCTAGATGATGAGCTTAAAGGGGCTAATCTTTATCTTAGAGAAAATAAGCTAGCTTTGTTTGAGAAAATCCTTGTTCAAATAGTTGATGTGGATATAATTTATGCTAAAATTTTTGTTAAATTTGTAAAAAGATTAGAGGTTGAAAATGTATAG
- a CDS encoding DNA polymerase III subunit delta, with translation MYRKDLQRLLSTSYFPNFFALYGICNFQIELFADFIKRKFNAEEKLVLYFDEYNFQKAVNYLDHSSLFSEKKLLELKVNKKIPKKELEKFISLCKQDKDKFFLLEFYDESSKQSELETVFENNFARFFKAANAKEGVELLSLKANELNIKATQNALYLLYENFDENLYLCASELNKFKGLSINEESIKQYCFSLAVLGFDSFFDKILKAEDIRNDLDKILENFNEISLLSSLSANFYRLFKIVLYAKINGKVDLKDLLGYLPPSTVASKLQNQAFAISLKQYKSIFFLLLNSEYELKTNSKLSKKEFLISMFLDLSRILKA, from the coding sequence ATGTATAGAAAGGACTTGCAAAGGCTTTTAAGCACTTCGTATTTTCCAAATTTTTTTGCTCTTTATGGGATTTGTAATTTTCAAATAGAACTTTTTGCAGATTTTATAAAAAGAAAATTTAATGCTGAGGAAAAATTAGTTTTATATTTTGATGAGTATAACTTCCAAAAGGCTGTGAATTACTTAGACCATAGCTCCTTATTTAGCGAGAAAAAGCTACTTGAACTCAAGGTAAATAAAAAAATTCCAAAAAAAGAGCTTGAAAAATTCATATCCTTATGTAAGCAAGATAAGGACAAATTTTTTCTTTTAGAATTTTATGATGAATCTTCTAAGCAAAGCGAGCTTGAGACGGTTTTTGAAAATAATTTTGCTAGATTTTTCAAAGCAGCTAACGCAAAAGAGGGGGTCGAGCTTTTAAGCCTTAAGGCTAATGAATTAAATATCAAAGCTACCCAAAATGCCTTATATTTGCTTTATGAAAACTTCGATGAAAATTTGTATCTTTGTGCTAGTGAGCTCAATAAATTTAAAGGCTTAAGCATAAATGAAGAAAGTATCAAACAATACTGTTTTAGCTTAGCCGTACTTGGCTTTGATAGTTTTTTTGATAAAATTTTAAAGGCTGAGGATATTAGAAATGATTTGGATAAAATTTTAGAAAATTTCAATGAAATATCCTTGCTTTCGTCTTTGAGTGCAAATTTTTACAGACTTTTTAAGATAGTTTTATATGCTAAGATAAATGGCAAGGTTGATTTAAAGGACTTGCTGGGGTATTTGCCTCCAAGTACTGTTGCTTCTAAGCTTCAAAATCAAGCTTTTGCCATAAGTTTAAAGCAGTACAAAAGCATTTTTTTCTTACTTTTAAATAGCGAGTACGAGCTAAAAACAAATTCCAAGCTAAGCAAGAAAGAATTTCTAATCTCTATGTTTTTAGACCTTTCGCGTATATTGAAAGCTTAA